ACCAACTCCTGTATGGCCGTCATGGACGGTGGCGAGGCGACAGTTTTGGAAAACTCCGAAGGTGCACGCACTACTCCATCCGTAGTGGCATTCACTAAGAGTGGTGAGCGTCTGGTAGGTCAAGCTGCCAAGCGCCAGGCTGTTACCAACCCAAGAAACACGATCTTCTCCGCTAAGCGTCTCATCGGTCGCAAGTTCGACGAGCTTACAGACGCAGACAAGCGCATGCCTTATGAGATCGTGAAGGCAGACAACGGCGACGCCCACATCAAGGTGGATGTAGCTGGAGAAAGCAAAGTATACAGCCCGCAGGAAATCGCTGCCATGGTTCTCGGCAAGCTTAAGAGCGATGCTGAGTCCAAGCTCGGTGAAACCATCACTGAAGCAGTGATCACTGTTCCAGCTTACTTCAACGACTCCCAGCGTAGTGCTACTAAGGCAGCTGGAGAGATCGCAGGACTTAAAGTTCGCCGTATCATCAACGAGCCTACCGCAGCAGCTCTTGCCTACGGTCTGGACAAGAAGTCCGACGAGAAGATCGCGGTATACGACCTTGGTGGTGGTACCTTCGATATCTCCGTGCTGGAAATCGGTGACGGTGTCTTCGAGGTACTTGCAACTGACGGTGACACCCAGCTTGGTGGTGACGACTGGGATAACGCACTCATCGAGTTCGTTGTGAACGAGTTCAAGAGCAACGAAGGTATTGACCTCTCCGGTCAGCCAGACGCTCTGCAGCGTATCAAGGAAGAAGCTGAGAAGGCGAAGATCTCCCTCTCCAGCTCCCAGTCCTACGACATCAACCTTCCGTTCATCACAGCAGACCAGAACGGTCCTAAGCACATCCAGCTTACCATCAGCCGCTCCAAGCTTGAGCAGCTTACTGACAGCCTCTTCGCTCGCACGAAGAAGCCAGTACTCGACTGTCTCAAGGAGGCAGGTGTATCTGCCAGCGAGGTGGACGAGCTCGTGCTCGTCGGTGGTATGACCCGCATGCCTAAGGTTGTGGAAACAGCCAAGGCGCTTGCAGGTAAGGAACCACACAAGGGTGTGAACCCGGATGAAGTGGTAGCCATCGGTGCTGCGATTCAGGGTGGTGTTCTTCAGGGTGACGTGAACGACGTTCTTCTTCTGGACGTGGCTCCACTGACTCTCTCCATCGAGACAGCAGGTAGCATCGCCACTCCAATGATCGAGCGTAACACCACCATCCCAGCGAAGAAGTCCCAGACTTTCTCCACCGCTGCGGACAACCAGCCAGCTGTGGACATCCGCATCTGTCAGGGTGAGCGCA
The sequence above is drawn from the Rubritalea squalenifaciens DSM 18772 genome and encodes:
- the dnaK gene encoding molecular chaperone DnaK, which produces MAKILGIDLGTTNSCMAVMDGGEATVLENSEGARTTPSVVAFTKSGERLVGQAAKRQAVTNPRNTIFSAKRLIGRKFDELTDADKRMPYEIVKADNGDAHIKVDVAGESKVYSPQEIAAMVLGKLKSDAESKLGETITEAVITVPAYFNDSQRSATKAAGEIAGLKVRRIINEPTAAALAYGLDKKSDEKIAVYDLGGGTFDISVLEIGDGVFEVLATDGDTQLGGDDWDNALIEFVVNEFKSNEGIDLSGQPDALQRIKEEAEKAKISLSSSQSYDINLPFITADQNGPKHIQLTISRSKLEQLTDSLFARTKKPVLDCLKEAGVSASEVDELVLVGGMTRMPKVVETAKALAGKEPHKGVNPDEVVAIGAAIQGGVLQGDVNDVLLLDVAPLTLSIETAGSIATPMIERNTTIPAKKSQTFSTAADNQPAVDIRICQGERKMFEDNKILGNFRLDGIEPAPRGMPQIEVTFDIDANGILHVSAKDKKSGKEQKISIEGSSGLSDEEIEKAKREAEENAEADAQRAEAVQVKNEADSMAHQVEKQLEEMGDQAPAELKTEIQGKIDAVKEALKEDDLDKIKSAKADLEAMLQQLSQAAQAAGAAGGPAPTAEPADDSESGEPKKAKGKVVDAEVVED